One stretch of Thalassophryne amazonica chromosome 19, fThaAma1.1, whole genome shotgun sequence DNA includes these proteins:
- the LOC117532014 gene encoding uncharacterized protein LOC117532014 has translation MGWKKCPCSSFQSGSLQTVFWDIAKIAPNKELESVVINAYLMMLVHKYNQNKAGEAALIDTFAMTAIWKKKTGRIRIDPMAHKVIVGIVNENNHWMLVVMYPHKALFVDPLGETNEKIKTCLESTRAFMRKKGCSVSRWTCSTLPHSTQQDGTSSGVLALKFAQKILQGDEIDLDTPQTVCGQVKAGHSHFPRQRI, from the exons ATGGGCTGGAAAAAATGTCCATGTTCTTCTTTCCAAAGTGGGTCCCtacaaactgttttttgggatatTGCAAAGATTGCTCCTAATAAAGAACTAGAGAGTGTG GTAATCAATGCATATTTAATGATGCTTGTACACAAGTACAACCAAAACAAGGCTGGTGAAGCTGCTCTGATTGACACATTTGCGATGACTGCTATCTGGAAGAAAAAAACTGGCAGAATTCGG ATTGATCCAATGGCACACAAAGTGATAGTGGGAATTGTGAATGAGAACAATCATTGGATGCTGGTG GTTATGTACCCACATAAGGCTCTTTTTGTGGATCCACTTGGAGAAACAAATGAAAAGATCAAGACCTGTTTAGAGTCTACAAG AGCATTCATGAGGAAGAAAGGGTGCAGTGTTTCAAGGTGGACATGCAGCACTCTCCCACATTCAACTCAGCAAGATGGTACATCCAGTGGTGTCCTGGCCTTAAAA TTTGCACAGAAAATTTTACAGGGAGATGAAATAGACCTGGACACCCCACAGACGGTCTGTGGGCAGGTTAAGGCTGGACATAGCCACTTCCCTCGTCAGAGAATCTG A